A section of the Leptotrichia sp. HSP-342 genome encodes:
- a CDS encoding baseplate J/gp47 family protein encodes MDFGVTDTGFVLKSFLDIMKDIEKRYKARLQDNEYTLDFNTPEGIHSEAIGFELSKLWEELLDFNNQINLNTATGIYLDYFGTLLRTPRNPGAYATGQVKITGEKNRVIPAQTIIKYAEKEYRLLSNVTLDKLDNNEYYGVGFIQAVEIGDESNITSDVSFTTEYGGVAKIINDADINGGADDESDSLYRARLKRKQAIEQTATHSALYNGLMALENVKNVLILDPETEPATEAGTIKIFLEGTPDDKIFETILDLKADGILTLGENEAEIFEKKITRGGFSRKITYNLLKYSTLQIKVEVVRVKNEAEKDNRYTPLIKQEILNYINNLETGEGASYLKVYSEILGIDDIRKIRLKMGTIESNVQEQEFTKIFSIPLGQKFKINENNIEVFYVSE; translated from the coding sequence ATGGATTTTGGAGTAACAGATACAGGATTTGTATTGAAAAGTTTTTTGGATATTATGAAAGATATAGAAAAACGGTATAAAGCAAGACTACAAGACAATGAGTATACTTTAGATTTTAATACTCCTGAGGGTATTCATTCAGAAGCAATAGGATTTGAATTATCAAAATTATGGGAAGAGCTTTTGGACTTTAACAATCAGATAAATCTAAATACAGCAACTGGAATTTATTTGGACTATTTCGGAACTTTGTTAAGAACTCCACGAAATCCAGGGGCTTATGCAACTGGACAAGTAAAAATAACAGGAGAAAAAAATAGAGTTATACCAGCACAAACTATTATAAAATACGCTGAAAAGGAATACAGATTGTTATCTAACGTTACCTTAGACAAGCTGGATAATAACGAATATTACGGAGTAGGATTTATTCAGGCAGTTGAAATTGGAGATGAAAGTAATATTACAAGTGATGTTTCATTTACAACTGAATATGGTGGAGTCGCTAAGATTATAAACGATGCTGATATAAACGGCGGAGCGGATGATGAAAGTGATAGTCTTTACAGAGCAAGATTAAAAAGAAAACAGGCTATCGAACAGACTGCGACACATTCGGCGTTGTATAACGGACTTATGGCGCTGGAAAATGTAAAGAATGTATTAATACTAGATCCTGAAACAGAACCAGCAACGGAAGCTGGAACTATCAAAATATTTCTTGAAGGAACTCCTGATGACAAGATTTTTGAAACTATATTAGATTTGAAAGCGGATGGAATATTGACTCTTGGAGAAAATGAGGCAGAAATATTTGAGAAAAAAATTACTAGAGGAGGATTTAGTAGAAAAATTACTTATAATTTATTAAAATACAGTACTCTTCAAATAAAAGTTGAAGTTGTGAGAGTGAAAAACGAAGCTGAAAAAGATAATAGGTATACTCCGCTGATAAAACAAGAAATATTAAATTATATAAATAATCTTGAAACAGGAGAAGGAGCAAGTTATTTAAAAGTATATTCTGAAATTCTTGGAATAGACGATATTAGAAAAATACGTCTTAAAATGGGAACAATTGAAAGTAACGTTCAAGAACAAGAGTTCACAAAAATTTTTAGCATACCACTAGGACAAAAGTTTAAAATAAATGAAAATAATATTGAGGTGTTTTATGTATCAGAATAG
- a CDS encoding cytoplasmic protein → MQLEKDKLYISFHKPKSLIGFLISLRTLGKYSHCEFIYNDYVYLSNPGGVRIKPFVYKDNMDIYELDKHIEIPVVLKEFMKLKGKGYDYGAIFFSQLLELGIEHKDKYFCSELCIHLINKGLDESLTYNLKTLKANQFSPAKLYKYLRDMELIKEKEVV, encoded by the coding sequence ATGCAATTAGAAAAAGACAAACTATATATCAGCTTTCATAAACCAAAAAGCCTGATTGGATTTTTAATATCGTTAAGAACATTAGGAAAATATAGCCATTGCGAGTTTATCTATAATGACTATGTGTATCTAAGCAATCCAGGTGGAGTAAGGATAAAACCTTTCGTTTATAAGGATAACATGGATATATATGAGCTTGACAAGCATATTGAAATCCCTGTTGTGCTAAAAGAGTTTATGAAACTGAAAGGCAAGGGCTATGACTATGGAGCAATTTTCTTTAGCCAATTACTTGAGTTAGGGATTGAGCATAAGGACAAATATTTTTGTTCGGAATTATGTATACATCTAATTAATAAAGGGCTGGATGAAAGTTTGACATATAATTTAAAGACATTAAAGGCTAATCAATTCAGTCCTGCAAAGTTATATAAATATTTAAGAGATATGGAATTAATTAAAGAAAAGGAAGTGGTATAA
- a CDS encoding glycosyl hydrolase 108 family protein produces MDRFEKIFDYLLKVEGGYSDDKHDKGGKTKFGIIEEVARDFGYKGDMQDLTIDFAKNIYLKKYYLGNKLDKVINDKVALSICDWAVNSGRNGTKNAQIAINQLTNANLDVDGIIGSKTLEALNSADPEKFLEVYHNLQRIYYKGKVEADRTQEGFLTGWLNRVQRKEEYLRDQNKENTATENKTYSFAQSSLDKMEKVHPKLVDVMKAAIENSPYDFRITDGARTTEEQFALYQKGRTLPGPKVTNCDGKKFKSNHQIKDDGYGHAVDIFPCGVIENGVYRKFTSEEGYDEKKLKLIANHILNIAKSKNINIEWGGNWKMNDTPHFELK; encoded by the coding sequence ATGGACAGATTTGAAAAGATTTTTGATTATTTGCTGAAAGTTGAAGGTGGATATTCAGATGACAAGCACGACAAAGGAGGTAAAACTAAATTTGGAATAATTGAGGAAGTGGCAAGGGATTTTGGGTATAAAGGCGATATGCAAGATTTAACAATAGATTTTGCAAAAAATATATATCTGAAAAAATATTACTTAGGAAACAAGCTGGATAAAGTCATAAACGACAAAGTGGCTTTATCTATATGCGACTGGGCAGTAAATAGTGGCAGAAATGGAACAAAAAACGCACAGATTGCTATAAACCAGCTTACAAATGCAAATCTTGATGTGGACGGAATAATCGGAAGCAAAACATTGGAAGCATTAAATTCGGCAGATCCTGAAAAATTTTTGGAAGTTTATCACAACTTGCAGAGAATTTATTACAAGGGAAAAGTTGAAGCTGACAGGACACAGGAAGGATTCTTGACAGGATGGCTGAACAGAGTTCAAAGAAAGGAGGAATATTTGAGAGACCAGAATAAGGAAAACACAGCAACAGAGAACAAAACATATTCTTTTGCCCAGTCAAGTCTAGATAAAATGGAAAAAGTACATCCAAAGCTGGTTGACGTTATGAAAGCTGCAATTGAAAACAGTCCGTATGATTTTAGAATTACAGACGGTGCTAGGACAACGGAAGAACAGTTTGCTTTATATCAAAAAGGCAGAACTTTACCTGGACCAAAAGTTACAAATTGTGATGGGAAAAAATTTAAATCTAATCATCAAATCAAAGATGATGGATATGGACACGCAGTTGACATATTTCCTTGTGGAGTTATAGAAAATGGAGTGTATAGAAAATTTACATCTGAAGAAGGGTATGATGAAAAGAAATTAAAATTGATTGCAAATCATATCTTGAATATTGCAAAAAGTAAAAATATTAACATTGAGTGGGGCGGAAATTGGAAAATGAATGATACGCCACATTTTGAACTGAAGTAA
- a CDS encoding DUF6275 family protein — MDFNKFQDICKEEVTKYFNSRSDKTDKFELKKEDVFVVWYCKTLQNAKALLSTTISDGMYYELTYNGDKDEMYLDAYKKWENKKIIF; from the coding sequence ATGGATTTTAATAAATTTCAAGATATTTGCAAAGAAGAAGTGACAAAATATTTTAATAGCAGAAGTGATAAAACAGATAAATTTGAATTAAAAAAGGAAGATGTATTTGTGGTATGGTACTGTAAAACATTACAGAATGCAAAAGCGCTATTGAGTACAACTATTTCAGATGGAATGTATTATGAACTTACATACAACGGAGATAAAGATGAGATGTACTTAGATGCGTACAAGAAATGGGAAAACAAGAAAATAATTTTTTAG
- a CDS encoding universal stress protein has translation MDKLAAKIYLTGKILELGKTLIYKTEIVAKGKEGIEKFNQVYEGFWDKLEELLEKEKSIDRKWIPNFAEEVGEEALSEVLKEARKTFDLKVILQQIFDVEKAENRNIL, from the coding sequence ATGGATAAATTAGCAGCAAAAATATATTTAACAGGAAAAATTTTGGAATTAGGAAAAACTTTAATCTATAAAACAGAAATAGTTGCAAAAGGAAAAGAAGGGATAGAAAAATTTAATCAAGTATACGAAGGATTTTGGGATAAATTAGAAGAGTTATTAGAAAAAGAAAAATCAATTGACAGAAAATGGATTCCTAACTTTGCTGAAGAAGTTGGAGAAGAAGCGCTATCAGAAGTCTTAAAGGAAGCTAGAAAAACATTTGATTTAAAAGTTATATTACAACAAATTTTCGATGTAGAAAAAGCTGAAAACAGAAATATACTTTAA
- a CDS encoding DUF3644 domain-containing protein: protein MKENTIDFVNKLIEKSTEAFIMGLEIYNKPTIKYRVEGFSFFICNAWELMLKAHIIKLKGENAIYYKDSEDRTLNLENCIKIVFSDKNGSLRKNLERIIDLRNTSTHFVTEDYEYIYAPLFQACVINYVEKMKEFHNSDITNHIAQNFLTLSTKIEKFTEEEIRARYSVNMAKKLIKDTKKIESEIRENNSEYAIPIEARLIIVKDKGKADVLVAFDKNADSKLGIAKEIKNPNEIYKHTTKDVVRLVNRGLKSKKIFLNKIENGEPKPKIFNKYDLNLFINFYDIKTNEKYCFYYRISNRYGYSQMLIEFIVEEILKNPDTIIEDLKKGIKKIR from the coding sequence ATGAAAGAAAATACTATTGACTTTGTAAATAAATTGATAGAAAAATCAACAGAAGCATTTATAATGGGGTTAGAAATCTACAATAAGCCAACGATAAAATATAGAGTGGAAGGTTTTAGTTTCTTCATCTGCAATGCTTGGGAACTAATGTTAAAAGCCCATATAATAAAATTAAAAGGTGAAAATGCGATATATTATAAAGATTCAGAAGATAGGACTCTTAATTTGGAAAACTGCATAAAAATAGTATTTAGTGATAAAAATGGCTCTTTAAGAAAAAATCTGGAACGAATAATAGATTTGAGAAATACAAGTACACATTTTGTAACAGAAGATTATGAGTATATCTATGCCCCTTTATTTCAAGCTTGTGTAATAAACTATGTTGAAAAAATGAAAGAGTTCCATAATTCAGACATAACAAATCATATAGCACAAAATTTTTTAACATTGTCAACAAAAATCGAAAAATTTACAGAAGAGGAAATAAGAGCAAGATATTCGGTTAATATGGCAAAAAAATTAATAAAGGATACAAAAAAAATAGAATCTGAGATAAGAGAAAATAATTCGGAATATGCTATACCTATTGAAGCAAGATTGATAATAGTGAAAGATAAGGGTAAAGCGGACGTTTTAGTGGCATTCGATAAAAACGCTGACAGCAAGCTCGGAATAGCCAAAGAAATTAAAAATCCAAATGAAATATACAAACATACTACCAAAGATGTTGTTCGATTAGTAAACAGAGGATTGAAAAGTAAAAAAATATTTTTGAATAAAATTGAGAACGGTGAACCTAAACCAAAAATTTTTAATAAATACGACTTAAATTTATTTATAAATTTTTATGATATAAAGACTAACGAGAAATATTGTTTTTATTATAGGATAAGTAACAGATATGGATATTCTCAAATGTTAATAGAGTTTATTGTGGAAGAAATTTTAAAAAATCCAGATACTATAATTGAAGATTTGAAAAAAGGGATAAAAAAAATAAGATAA
- a CDS encoding PD-(D/E)XK nuclease family protein codes for MKITYKGIGSDLKNILFKEFEKNENTLFVFENSASFFEIKREFLQNEEMQQKLGIFQNFKMMNSYDFYENVFVTDKIVVKEEKQVVLFYNALTEKLKKDIKVNNYYDIIDVAYNYYNLFVELQEYKIDLEKIELEKWQIETFGTLVEINNEMKKVVQQKGLILPYMLRNVENISDNFLKKFSKICFVNKVKITPFEKELIGEIENRGINVENILQLSKNDFNEEKLKIKDSFSLPSKEIFDKKDINVEIHEFSSKFGELLGLVRKLEEVEKENKRENKKNGNSIRNYRIFEAQENSQEAKSDYHLLKQKKISSNLEITMKDTKIYKILNLIYNLLDNMKEIDRKDKGKLFIFKTKDFYDAYKSNDLLNIFDLEESYHIFQDLVSKDYKYISKEELEKINKENLQKLEKEIQNEEFKDIYKRRMLSIDKIIKFVEELEKIYEYTTLKEYSDYLENIYLNNEKKVKEDKNVKDKYFEALSEMIVLEDFSFDNLWDKFFDENISANLLKLFLKYLDKKSIGLNLEESTEDDSENSFSINSFENISENTKENIIILNLQDSFPKVKIHNFLFSKIQRAKMGLPTSDDKKLIEMFKIYQNILSAKNVYLAYVKDLENNIDSASVIEELKLKYGIGVVKDEISEAEELYFVKKYFLKNKKEKWEKKEIGEFIPSKLEKNLEKINNEKLRLGYYSFKDMKDCEYGYYLKKSIGEQEVEEIEDEINVKIFGIIIHAFYENVVMRNKTELENKTFKIDREQLSEILEKVINSFDYKVPKEYLEFYKKVSFEEILNSAEKYFNELIKELETEKDIEIYFEERIKLSSEKELFENVYINGVTDLHIKTRDKDYLFDYKTGKLKDKKTGYKNDKVYGAMEQLDYYSMMLENDYEKKVEKIVIDTWEGKLVPDERTDDKILTKEDVGEIIRKYQNEEFYDLGNIKNQRNYLYREYANICRGEDELSDEE; via the coding sequence ATGAAAATTACTTATAAAGGGATTGGCTCTGATTTAAAGAACATATTGTTTAAAGAGTTTGAAAAGAATGAAAATACGCTTTTTGTATTTGAAAATTCGGCTTCGTTTTTTGAGATAAAAAGGGAATTTTTACAGAATGAGGAAATGCAGCAGAAATTGGGAATTTTTCAGAATTTTAAGATGATGAATAGTTATGATTTTTATGAGAATGTTTTTGTTACTGATAAAATTGTGGTAAAAGAAGAGAAACAGGTTGTGCTGTTTTACAATGCTTTAACTGAAAAACTGAAAAAGGATATAAAGGTTAATAATTATTATGATATTATTGATGTTGCCTATAATTACTACAATTTATTTGTAGAATTGCAGGAATATAAAATTGATTTGGAAAAAATTGAGCTGGAGAAATGGCAAATTGAAACTTTTGGAACTTTGGTTGAGATTAATAATGAGATGAAAAAAGTTGTGCAGCAGAAAGGGCTTATTTTACCATATATGCTTAGAAATGTGGAAAATATTTCGGACAATTTTTTGAAAAAGTTTTCTAAAATTTGTTTTGTGAATAAAGTTAAAATTACTCCATTTGAAAAGGAGTTAATTGGAGAAATTGAAAATAGAGGAATTAATGTAGAAAATATTTTGCAGCTTTCAAAAAATGATTTTAATGAGGAAAAATTGAAAATAAAGGACAGTTTTTCATTGCCATCGAAAGAGATATTTGATAAGAAAGATATAAATGTGGAAATTCATGAATTTAGCAGTAAATTTGGAGAATTACTGGGATTAGTGAGAAAATTAGAAGAAGTTGAGAAAGAGAATAAAAGAGAGAACAAGAAAAATGGAAATTCAATTAGAAATTATAGAATTTTTGAGGCACAGGAAAATTCTCAAGAGGCGAAAAGCGATTATCATCTTTTGAAACAGAAAAAGATTTCTTCAAATTTAGAAATAACAATGAAAGACACGAAAATATATAAAATATTAAATTTAATTTACAATTTGCTAGATAACATGAAAGAAATTGATAGAAAAGATAAGGGGAAATTATTTATATTTAAAACAAAAGATTTTTATGATGCATATAAATCTAATGACTTATTGAATATTTTTGATTTAGAAGAAAGCTATCATATTTTTCAGGATTTAGTTTCTAAAGATTACAAGTATATTTCAAAAGAGGAATTGGAAAAAATAAATAAGGAAAATTTGCAAAAATTAGAAAAAGAAATCCAAAATGAAGAATTTAAGGATATATATAAACGAAGAATGTTGTCTATTGATAAAATTATAAAATTTGTTGAGGAATTGGAAAAAATATATGAGTATACGACATTAAAGGAATATAGCGATTATTTAGAAAATATTTATCTGAATAATGAAAAAAAAGTGAAAGAAGATAAAAATGTGAAAGATAAGTATTTTGAAGCTTTGTCAGAAATGATTGTATTGGAAGATTTTAGTTTTGATAATTTGTGGGATAAATTTTTTGATGAAAATATTTCGGCTAATTTGTTGAAATTATTTTTGAAATATTTGGATAAAAAATCGATTGGGTTGAATTTAGAGGAGAGTACGGAAGATGATTCGGAAAATAGTTTTTCAATAAATTCATTTGAAAATATTTCTGAAAATACAAAAGAGAATATAATTATTTTGAATTTGCAGGATTCATTTCCCAAAGTAAAGATTCACAACTTTTTATTTTCAAAAATTCAACGTGCAAAAATGGGACTTCCAACAAGTGATGATAAAAAACTAATTGAGATGTTTAAAATTTATCAAAATATATTAAGTGCTAAAAATGTATATTTGGCTTATGTCAAGGATTTGGAGAATAATATTGATTCAGCAAGTGTTATTGAGGAATTGAAGTTAAAGTATGGAATTGGGGTTGTAAAAGATGAAATAAGTGAAGCAGAAGAACTTTATTTTGTGAAAAAATATTTTCTAAAAAATAAAAAGGAAAAATGGGAGAAAAAGGAAATTGGAGAGTTTATTCCATCAAAATTAGAAAAAAATCTTGAGAAGATAAATAATGAAAAATTGAGATTGGGATATTATTCGTTTAAGGATATGAAAGATTGCGAGTATGGATATTATTTGAAAAAATCAATTGGAGAACAGGAAGTTGAAGAGATTGAAGATGAAATAAATGTTAAGATATTTGGAATAATAATACATGCTTTTTATGAAAATGTTGTTATGAGAAATAAGACAGAGCTTGAAAATAAAACTTTTAAAATTGATAGGGAACAGTTGTCAGAAATTTTGGAAAAAGTAATAAATTCATTTGATTATAAAGTTCCTAAAGAATATTTGGAGTTTTATAAAAAAGTTTCATTTGAGGAAATTTTAAATTCAGCTGAAAAATATTTTAACGAACTGATTAAGGAACTGGAAACAGAAAAAGATATTGAAATTTATTTTGAGGAGAGAATAAAATTATCTTCAGAGAAAGAGCTGTTTGAGAATGTATATATTAATGGTGTTACAGATTTACATATAAAAACAAGAGACAAGGATTATTTATTTGACTATAAGACAGGAAAATTAAAAGATAAAAAAACAGGGTATAAAAATGACAAAGTTTATGGAGCGATGGAACAGCTGGATTATTATTCAATGATGCTTGAAAATGATTATGAGAAAAAAGTTGAGAAAATCGTTATTGATACTTGGGAAGGTAAGTTAGTGCCAGATGAGAGAACAGATGATAAGATATTAACAAAAGAAGATGTTGGTGAAATAATTAGAAAATATCAGAATGAAGAATTTTATGATTTAGGTAATATTAAAAATCAAAGAAATTATCTCTACAGAGAATATGCGAATATTTGCAGAGGAGAGGATGAATTAAGTGATGAAGAATAA
- a CDS encoding UvrD-helicase domain-containing protein encodes MKNNVILKASAGTGKTYRLSLEFIANLIRGVNYKNIIVMTFTKKATAEIKERIYDFLYQIAFDKANGAELEKNLKEIYKFDNLNKKELQNIYFEMIKNKEEIRISTIDGFTNQIFKNTIAPYFNIYNYEILEKETDEFYSKILIKIIENKDNFENFKFIFDEKKEKKNIGVYIKIIEEILTMHPKFILAGDLNKIEENTEKVSYNFLNSLDDIVETLEEASNKKESKNIYKKEYETFFLEYTKILKNQEFNENEKLKEKLELVQQNKELLIMIKENETYWKKTVVNDTKKVDMSAERESVEKSKEQLKERLSKYIYLTEVLPLDKKLKNIAQTIFNIAQKIKISSKRFTYNDILVYTYEFIFNKELKFVENDKVTEEFLELIGGKIDTIMIDEFQDTSILQWKILKLMLNTSENIICVGDEKQSIYNWRGGEKELFEKLETMLEGNVQNLDKSYRSYKEIIENINKIFNDYDAKWNYTDSGYREDEEYQRGYFGYFIQNTKEEKERIYTKVIDMIKEGQIRNLGKSAIICRKNAHLKEIASVLNEEKIPYTLESKATILEYKPIIPMYQLIKFFAFDNFKYLLEFVRSDLIGGLNSHVKYLLENKNEIMRYIAGNSKIKSFEEFINIQKDDEIKEKLLEYKKINTLERNGLIFDEIINKIKDLKVLSINLNDKYQKENFSRKLVEKFEITKFYSTNSDLKNIFIFFNILKKYSNLYEFITFVEEEKENLKQVSSKDINAINLLTIHASKGLEFDTVFYYKRETNKGRTDKDNFKSYLDFDEKFNIVKKFIVLFTDYNKKMFENELSEMRDKNSQKEMMEEINNDYVALTRAKKNLILLFDAEITKDKRYADSLVKRVVDVYEDENRYEIGEIIESEIPEEITDTSDVKVSNNLFETYFDDDKFVVKKSSNTLENEFKRKKGLAMHYYFEHISNNLENDKLIAKSALLSRYGNMLGKKIVEELIVRMEKFIEKNSDIYNEKYKVYTEFEIYDSEGRKRIIDRINIDEENKKIYIYDYKTGFEPETNEKYQEQINEYRDILSKKVSADYEIDIQLLEV; translated from the coding sequence ATGAAGAATAATGTGATTTTAAAGGCTAGTGCGGGGACAGGGAAAACTTACAGATTGTCATTAGAATTTATAGCTAATTTGATACGGGGTGTCAATTATAAAAATATTATTGTGATGACTTTTACAAAAAAGGCTACGGCTGAAATTAAAGAGAGAATTTACGATTTTTTATATCAAATTGCTTTTGATAAAGCAAATGGAGCAGAATTAGAAAAAAATTTAAAAGAAATTTATAAATTTGATAACTTGAATAAAAAGGAATTACAGAACATCTATTTTGAAATGATAAAAAATAAAGAAGAAATTCGAATTTCCACAATTGATGGTTTTACTAACCAAATCTTTAAAAATACGATAGCACCCTATTTTAATATTTATAATTATGAGATTTTAGAGAAGGAAACTGACGAATTTTATTCGAAAATTCTGATTAAGATTATTGAAAATAAAGATAATTTTGAAAATTTTAAATTTATTTTTGATGAGAAAAAAGAGAAAAAAAATATAGGAGTCTATATAAAAATTATTGAAGAAATACTGACAATGCATCCAAAATTTATTTTGGCAGGGGACTTGAATAAAATAGAAGAAAATACAGAAAAAGTATCGTATAATTTTTTAAATAGTTTAGATGATATTGTAGAAACATTGGAAGAAGCATCTAATAAAAAAGAAAGTAAAAACATTTATAAAAAAGAATATGAAACTTTTTTTCTTGAATATACAAAAATTTTAAAAAATCAAGAGTTTAATGAAAATGAAAAATTAAAAGAAAAATTAGAATTGGTTCAACAAAATAAAGAACTATTAATAATGATTAAAGAGAACGAGACATATTGGAAAAAGACGGTTGTAAACGATACTAAAAAAGTAGATATGTCAGCAGAGAGAGAAAGTGTTGAAAAAAGTAAAGAGCAACTTAAAGAAAGATTATCTAAATACATCTATTTGACAGAAGTACTGCCATTAGACAAAAAATTAAAAAATATCGCTCAAACGATATTTAATATCGCTCAAAAAATCAAAATTTCTTCAAAAAGATTTACTTACAATGATATTTTGGTATACACTTATGAATTTATTTTCAATAAAGAACTAAAATTTGTGGAAAATGACAAAGTTACAGAAGAATTTCTTGAATTAATTGGTGGAAAAATAGATACGATTATGATTGATGAGTTCCAAGATACGAGTATTTTGCAATGGAAAATTTTAAAGTTAATGTTAAATACTTCTGAAAATATTATTTGTGTTGGTGATGAGAAGCAAAGCATTTATAATTGGCGTGGTGGAGAAAAGGAATTGTTTGAAAAATTAGAAACAATGCTTGAAGGAAATGTACAAAATTTGGATAAATCGTATAGAAGCTATAAAGAGATTATTGAAAATATCAATAAAATATTTAATGATTATGATGCCAAGTGGAATTATACAGATTCTGGCTATAGGGAAGATGAAGAGTATCAAAGAGGATATTTTGGATATTTTATTCAAAATACGAAGGAAGAAAAAGAGAGAATTTATACAAAAGTTATTGATATGATAAAAGAAGGTCAAATTAGAAATTTAGGGAAAAGTGCGATTATATGTCGTAAAAATGCTCATTTAAAAGAAATTGCATCAGTTCTGAATGAAGAAAAGATTCCATATACTCTTGAAAGTAAGGCAACGATTTTGGAGTATAAACCGATAATCCCGATGTATCAGTTAATTAAATTTTTTGCATTTGATAATTTTAAGTATTTGTTGGAATTTGTGAGAAGTGACTTAATTGGTGGATTAAATAGCCATGTAAAATATCTGTTAGAAAATAAAAATGAGATTATGAGGTATATTGCCGGAAATTCTAAAATAAAAAGCTTTGAAGAGTTTATTAATATTCAAAAAGATGATGAGATAAAAGAAAAACTTTTAGAATATAAAAAAATTAATACTTTAGAAAGAAATGGACTGATTTTTGATGAAATTATCAATAAAATTAAGGATTTGAAAGTCTTGTCAATAAACTTAAATGATAAATATCAAAAAGAAAATTTTTCAAGAAAACTTGTTGAGAAATTTGAAATAACAAAATTTTATTCAACAAACAGTGATTTGAAAAACATTTTTATATTTTTTAACATTTTGAAAAAATACAGTAATTTATATGAATTTATAACATTTGTCGAAGAAGAAAAGGAAAATTTGAAACAGGTTAGCAGCAAAGATATAAATGCGATAAATTTGCTGACGATTCATGCTTCAAAAGGATTAGAGTTTGATACGGTATTTTATTATAAAAGAGAAACAAATAAGGGGCGTACAGATAAAGATAATTTTAAAAGCTATTTAGATTTTGATGAAAAATTTAATATTGTAAAAAAATTTATTGTGCTTTTTACAGATTATAATAAAAAAATGTTTGAGAATGAATTGAGTGAAATGAGAGATAAAAATTCTCAAAAAGAAATGATGGAAGAAATTAACAATGATTATGTTGCATTGACTCGTGCTAAAAAAAATCTGATATTATTGTTTGACGCTGAAATAACAAAAGACAAACGATATGCTGATTCTTTAGTGAAAAGAGTGGTTGATGTTTATGAAGATGAAAACAGATATGAAATAGGCGAAATTATAGAATCAGAAATTCCAGAAGAAATTACAGATACTTCGGATGTAAAAGTGAGCAATAATTTATTTGAAACGTATTTTGATGATGATAAATTTGTTGTAAAAAAATCTTCAAATACATTGGAAAATGAGTTTAAACGTAAAAAAGGGCTTGCAATGCATTACTATTTTGAACATATTTCAAATAATCTGGAAAATGATAAATTAATTGCAAAATCTGCACTTTTGAGCCGATATGGAAATATGCTTGGGAAAAAGATTGTAGAAGAATTAATTGTCCGAATGGAAAAATTTATTGAAAAAAACAGCGATATTTATAATGAGAAATACAAAGTTTATACAGAATTTGAAATTTATGATTCTGAAGGAAGAAAGCGTATCATTGATAGAATTAACATTGATGAGGAAAATAAGAAAATTTATATTTATGACTACAAGACTGGATTTGAGCCTGAAACGAATGAGAAATATCAGGAACAGATTAATGAATATAGAGATATTTTAAGCAAAAAAGTTTCAGCAGATTATGAAATTGATATCCAATTATTAGAAGTTTAG